From Megalobrama amblycephala isolate DHTTF-2021 linkage group LG8, ASM1881202v1, whole genome shotgun sequence, the proteins below share one genomic window:
- the ccr7 gene encoding C-C chemokine receptor type 7, with protein MHAFTVFCPMLLIWSSHIKKSWSNETTEYQLEEKSTTEYEYSTEAVDYSGLELMCEKSSNRTFRTWFLPTIYTIICLLALVGNFLVILTYLYFKRLKTMTDVYLLNLAMADLLFAISLPFWAASFMSKWHLGLYTCKAMFTIYKVSFFSGMFLLTCISVDRYFSITKAVSAHRCRSSAVYYGQVSSLVTWVMAVIFSVPDMVFSEINVNGTCVSSGSSYDDYRIRMLVSQMILGFILPAVIIGFCYICIIKTLMQAKNFERNKAFKVIIAVVAVFVVSQLPYNVVMGVTTQETKECDKDNSRLYAMDVTRALAFLRCCVNPFLYAFIGVKFRNDLLKLLKDLGCIKKSHLMYTHCGKRRSSVGLDTETTTTFSP; from the exons ATGCATGCGTTTACCG TTTTTTGTCCTATGCTGCTGATATGGTCCAGCCACATAAAG AAAAGCTGGTCCAATGAGACTACTGAATACCAATTAGAAGAAAAATCCACAACAGAGTATGAGTATTCCACAGAAGCGGTGGATTACAGCGGGCTCGAATTAATGTGTGAAAAGAGCTCCAACCGTACCTTCCGCACCTGGTTCCTGCCCACCATCTACACGATCATCTGCCTCCTGGCTCTCGTGGGGAACTTTCTAGTCATCTTAACCTACCTTTACTTCAAGAGGCTGAAGACGATGACTGACGTCTACCTGCTCAATCTAGCCATGGCTGACCTGCTGTTTGCAATTTCTCTCCCCTTCTGGGCTGCTAGTTTCATGAGCAAGTGGCATCTGGGTCTGTATACATGCAAGGCCATGTTCACCATCTACAAGGTCAGCTTCTTCAGCGGCATGTTCCTTCTCACCTGTATCAGCGTAGATCGCTATTTCTCCATAACGAAGGCCGTCTCCGCTCATCGCTGTCGCTCCAGTGCGGTCTATTACGGACAGGTGTCTTCTCTGGTCACCTGGGTGATGGCGGTGATCTTTTCGGTACCCGACATGGTGTTCTCTGAAATCAACGTCAATGGCACCTGTGTATCAAGTGGCAGTAGCTACGATGACTACCGCATTAGGATGCTGGTAAGTCAGATGATCCTGGGTTTTATACTTCCAGCGGTCATCATTGGGTTCTGTTACATCTGCATCATCAAGACCCTCATGCAAGCCAAGAACTTTGAGAGGAATAAAGCCTTCAAGGTTATCATTGCAGTGGTAGCTGTCTTTGTGGTCAGCCAATTACCTTACAACGTAGTCATGGGAGTGACCACTCAGGAAACGAAGGAATGCGACAAGGACAACAGTCGTCTTTATGCCATGGATGTGACCAGGGCCTTGGCCTTCTTGCGCTGCTGTGTGAACCCATTCCTGTACGCCTTCATTGGGGTAAAGTTTCGCAATGATCTCCTGAAGCTATTGAAAGACTTGGGATGTATCAAAAAGAGCCACCTCATGTATACACACTGTGGTAAACGAAGATCTTCTGTCGGCCTGGACACCGAAACCACCACAACGTTTTCCCCTTGA